Proteins from one Chitinophaga oryzae genomic window:
- a CDS encoding class I lanthipeptide translates to MKKKMSLNKKLTLAKNTVGVMTGYQQAAIKGGRLTTIGRTCQVTTGCPVAPEYPGLG, encoded by the coding sequence ATGAAAAAGAAAATGTCATTGAACAAAAAACTAACACTGGCCAAAAACACCGTAGGAGTTATGACCGGCTACCAGCAGGCAGCCATCAAAGGGGGCCGTCTCACCACTATCGGGAGAACATGCCAGGTGACTACCGGCTGCCCGGTAGCGCCTGAATACCCGGGCCTCGGCTGA
- a CDS encoding discoidin domain-containing protein, with amino-acid sequence MTKIAPLLVVATVLAMAITSCQKQPESTPLEKMDAKKSSVAVNGVANGTYMLNVVYFVPSDLDTVPGYRERLNGVFLYMQQFTTKWMNQWGYAGRTIGLQTDSAGRLKISLVRGQQGKSSYPYEGGSGAVMNEVNAYFAAHPAEKKSDHIMVIIPTYSYGANGDPSGGPFYGIGRWCFALDYTGLDTINLGKPDDKFSTKWIGGMAHEMGHGINLPHNGGAQSQNILYGTTLMGYGNGTLGKAPTYFSPADVAILANGQLFSPVTRSDWYTDPGCQVKRVYAEYNSGSASIIVSGKFSAAKAVKDIAYYNRNTGNDNGGYNSVTFASKPIGTDSFRIAMPVSDFRDKGNTNYEFTIRLCHENGSITSYVASYSFVNDVPVVNFGDKVVYDKTGWTVTAFSSEETAAENGAAANIIDGSGSSFWHSRWSSAAASYPHTITIDMGQALDVNRFTFKQRSSRMVKDIQILSSNNNTTWTPIGTFTLAATTNPQNIVLPSTKNFRYFRLNMTSSYDGEQFAAMCEVGTYKD; translated from the coding sequence ATGACCAAAATCGCTCCTCTCCTGGTGGTGGCCACCGTATTGGCCATGGCAATCACCAGCTGTCAGAAACAACCCGAATCCACTCCCCTTGAGAAAATGGACGCCAAAAAATCATCGGTGGCCGTCAATGGCGTAGCCAATGGCACCTATATGCTCAACGTTGTCTATTTCGTTCCATCCGACCTCGATACCGTTCCGGGATACCGGGAAAGGCTAAACGGGGTATTCCTGTATATGCAGCAGTTCACCACCAAATGGATGAACCAGTGGGGATATGCCGGCAGAACAATAGGACTGCAGACAGATTCCGCCGGCCGGTTGAAAATATCGCTGGTCCGCGGACAGCAGGGCAAAAGCAGCTATCCTTACGAAGGCGGTTCCGGCGCCGTGATGAATGAAGTAAACGCCTATTTCGCCGCTCATCCGGCCGAGAAAAAAAGTGACCATATCATGGTGATCATTCCCACCTATTCCTATGGCGCCAACGGAGATCCCAGCGGCGGGCCATTCTACGGAATCGGCCGCTGGTGCTTTGCGCTCGACTACACCGGCCTGGATACGATCAACCTGGGAAAACCGGATGATAAATTCTCTACCAAATGGATAGGCGGCATGGCACATGAGATGGGCCACGGTATTAATCTCCCGCACAACGGCGGCGCCCAGTCGCAAAATATCCTGTATGGCACCACGCTGATGGGTTACGGCAACGGCACTTTAGGTAAAGCGCCTACTTATTTTTCACCGGCGGATGTCGCCATCCTGGCCAATGGCCAGCTATTCAGTCCCGTTACGCGGAGCGACTGGTACACAGATCCCGGCTGCCAGGTGAAACGGGTATATGCGGAGTATAACAGCGGTTCCGCCAGTATTATCGTCTCCGGCAAATTTTCGGCTGCCAAAGCGGTGAAGGATATCGCTTATTACAACCGCAACACCGGTAACGATAATGGCGGCTACAACTCGGTTACCTTTGCCTCCAAGCCGATAGGCACCGACAGTTTTCGTATCGCCATGCCCGTGAGCGACTTCAGGGACAAGGGCAATACAAACTATGAATTTACTATCCGGCTATGCCATGAAAACGGTAGTATCACCAGTTATGTGGCCTCCTACAGCTTTGTCAACGACGTCCCTGTTGTCAACTTCGGGGATAAAGTGGTATACGATAAAACCGGGTGGACAGTAACCGCTTTCAGTTCGGAGGAAACAGCCGCGGAAAACGGCGCCGCCGCCAATATCATCGATGGCTCCGGCAGCAGCTTCTGGCACTCGCGGTGGTCTTCCGCTGCGGCCAGCTATCCGCACACCATCACCATCGATATGGGACAGGCGCTGGACGTAAACCGGTTTACATTTAAACAGCGGAGCAGCAGAATGGTAAAAGACATACAAATCCTGAGCAGCAATAACAACACCACCTGGACGCCGATCGGCACTTTCACGCTGGCGGCCACCACCAACCCGCAGAACATCGTTCTTCCTTCCACCAAAAACTTCCGTTATTTCAGGCTGAATATGACCAGTTCCTATGATGGCGAACAGTTTGCCGCCATGTGTGAGGTGGGCACCTATAAAGACTGA
- a CDS encoding helix-turn-helix domain-containing protein encodes MAKATASLEAFYRDKFGTLSDDFQKNIGQFNAFRIEDRVRTGATSPTFVRRDFFKIMLYRGDNIFHYGDQSIPVSGNTLLFFHPQAPYTYEPLTAGTGGYFCVFRDEFFRENLRLELGKLPLFTISAPPVFSLDKEKAEEVTTIFEKIIRELHSDYAYKYELIRAYVSELIYLAMKLRPAGNRYAHPDAASRITAVFTELLERQFPIESVSQRFELRSPKAFADRLSVHVNSLNRAIKKTTGHTTTDLIFERLTAEAKALLKHTTWNIAEISYVLGFEDQAHFNNFFRKQTTMSPSDFRQV; translated from the coding sequence ATGGCAAAAGCGACTGCATCGCTGGAAGCGTTTTACCGGGATAAGTTCGGCACCCTGTCTGACGACTTCCAGAAAAACATAGGACAATTCAATGCCTTCAGGATTGAGGACAGGGTGCGGACAGGCGCCACTTCCCCCACCTTTGTGCGCAGGGATTTTTTTAAGATCATGTTGTACCGGGGAGATAATATTTTTCACTATGGCGACCAAAGTATTCCGGTAAGCGGCAATACACTGCTGTTCTTCCACCCGCAGGCGCCTTATACCTATGAACCGCTGACCGCCGGTACCGGCGGTTATTTTTGTGTGTTCCGGGATGAGTTTTTCAGGGAAAACCTCCGGCTGGAACTGGGCAAACTGCCTTTGTTCACCATAAGCGCGCCGCCGGTATTCAGCCTGGACAAAGAAAAAGCGGAGGAGGTAACTACCATCTTTGAGAAAATCATCCGGGAGCTGCATTCAGATTATGCTTATAAATATGAACTGATCAGGGCTTATGTAAGCGAACTGATCTACCTGGCCATGAAACTCCGGCCAGCCGGCAACAGGTATGCGCATCCCGATGCCGCGTCACGGATAACGGCCGTTTTCACCGAGCTGCTGGAGCGACAGTTCCCTATTGAATCGGTGTCCCAGCGTTTTGAACTGCGCTCGCCGAAAGCCTTTGCAGACAGGCTCTCCGTTCATGTAAATTCACTCAACCGCGCCATCAAAAAAACCACCGGACATACCACCACCGACCTTATTTTCGAGCGGCTGACGGCGGAAGCCAAAGCGCTGCTGAAACACACCACCTGGAACATCGCAGAGATCAGTTATGTGCTGGGATTTGAAGACCAGGCGCATTTCAACAATTTTTTCAGAAAACAGACCACTATGAGCCCTTCCGATTTCAGGCAGGTTTGA
- a CDS encoding SDR family NAD(P)-dependent oxidoreductase, with protein MSQTKTWYITGASKGMGLSLVKQLLEKGQRVAATSRSISAFDAFRENDNFLPLETDLKSEPAVAASIRQAVGKFGRLDVVVNNAGYGLGGALEELTAEEINENFEINFFAVVRVIQQALPYMRQQRSGHIINISSIAGFAPGLGWAVYCAAKFAVSGLSAALTNDLKPLGIHVTNVMPGAFRTSFAAADSIAFSRQTISDYEHLRASHAKLSSMDGAQPGDPDKMADIFLQLTSSPDPATDLFLGSDAYHRATARIAQLQAQMNTWKAASFATDFSA; from the coding sequence ATGAGCCAAACAAAAACCTGGTATATCACCGGTGCATCAAAAGGAATGGGGTTGTCCCTTGTAAAACAGTTGCTGGAAAAAGGCCAGCGTGTAGCCGCTACCTCGCGGTCAATAAGCGCGTTTGACGCATTCAGGGAAAATGACAATTTCCTGCCGCTGGAAACAGACCTGAAAAGCGAGCCTGCTGTTGCAGCGTCGATAAGACAAGCCGTCGGGAAATTCGGCCGGCTGGACGTTGTAGTCAATAATGCAGGGTATGGACTGGGCGGTGCGCTGGAAGAACTTACCGCAGAAGAGATCAACGAAAACTTTGAGATTAATTTCTTCGCAGTAGTACGGGTGATACAGCAGGCATTACCCTATATGCGACAACAGCGGTCCGGCCATATCATTAACATTTCCTCCATCGCTGGTTTTGCGCCCGGCCTGGGCTGGGCGGTATACTGTGCGGCCAAATTCGCGGTGAGCGGCCTGAGTGCCGCGTTGACCAACGACCTGAAGCCGTTGGGTATCCATGTGACCAATGTTATGCCCGGCGCCTTCCGGACCAGTTTTGCCGCAGCAGACTCCATCGCCTTCAGCCGGCAAACCATTTCCGATTATGAACATTTGCGGGCGTCTCATGCCAAGCTGAGCAGTATGGACGGCGCGCAACCGGGTGACCCGGATAAGATGGCGGACATCTTCCTTCAACTCACTTCCAGTCCGGACCCCGCCACAGATCTTTTCCTGGGGAGCGATGCGTACCATCGGGCCACTGCCAGGATAGCGCAGTTACAGGCGCAGATGAATACATGGAAAGCAGCTTCCTTCGCCACCGATTTTAGTGCGTAG
- a CDS encoding DUF3592 domain-containing protein: MTIHSIYIIVGALLLVFALKSLRRMLAFMKNGERAVGTVVELVEKNEDDGTFYYPVFNIPTRRHEVITYKHLTGSSTAKWQVGETAAFIFHPGRPETVWFLNYGTIFWWPLTLLAVAIDLLLIGGGYFVFHEYFGA, encoded by the coding sequence ATGACCATACATTCCATTTATATCATCGTTGGCGCTTTACTGTTAGTCTTTGCCCTGAAAAGCCTCAGGCGCATGCTCGCATTTATGAAGAATGGTGAGCGCGCCGTGGGCACCGTTGTGGAGCTGGTAGAGAAAAATGAGGACGACGGTACGTTTTACTATCCCGTTTTCAATATCCCCACCCGCCGGCATGAAGTCATCACTTATAAGCATCTGACAGGCTCTTCTACTGCAAAATGGCAGGTAGGCGAGACCGCCGCTTTTATATTTCATCCCGGCAGGCCGGAGACGGTTTGGTTCCTCAATTACGGAACAATTTTCTGGTGGCCGCTAACGCTGTTGGCGGTGGCAATAGACCTGCTGCTGATTGGCGGCGGCTATTTCGTATTTCACGAATACTTTGGCGCTTAA
- a CDS encoding DUF3592 domain-containing protein, whose product MKYKICLLAGCLLLAASLYKLKESLDFIRNSERATGTVTSLEMHDDSYSPVFVVTTKDGRQLDYHHAASSKPASWEVGERAVFLYDPANPGAVRMMRYFWIFNWSIVFMALGMPLIILGGGYYWLRRFIEMPQESYTLN is encoded by the coding sequence ATGAAGTACAAAATATGTTTGTTGGCCGGATGCCTGCTACTGGCTGCTTCACTGTACAAATTGAAGGAGTCCCTGGATTTTATCCGAAACAGTGAACGGGCCACCGGAACTGTCACTTCGCTGGAAATGCATGATGACTCGTATTCACCGGTTTTTGTCGTGACAACAAAAGACGGCCGGCAGCTCGATTACCACCATGCGGCCTCCAGTAAGCCGGCGAGCTGGGAAGTAGGCGAACGGGCGGTATTCCTGTACGATCCCGCTAATCCGGGCGCTGTACGGATGATGCGTTATTTCTGGATTTTCAACTGGAGTATCGTCTTCATGGCACTTGGGATGCCGCTAATTATACTGGGAGGAGGATACTATTGGCTTCGCCGGTTCATAGAAATGCCGCAGGAAAGCTATACCCTGAATTAA
- a CDS encoding class I lanthipeptide, whose amino-acid sequence MKKKNIDLKKKLVLKKEAVTTLTSFQQALLAGGAALITRTLECETRPITGRPVCYLCP is encoded by the coding sequence ATGAAAAAGAAAAACATCGATCTGAAGAAAAAACTGGTCCTCAAAAAAGAGGCGGTAACTACCCTCACCTCCTTCCAGCAGGCGCTTTTAGCCGGTGGTGCTGCACTTATAACCCGTACATTGGAATGTGAGACCCGTCCTATTACAGGAAGACCTGTATGTTATCTCTGCCCTTGA
- a CDS encoding TlpA family protein disulfide reductase, whose translation MNSFAVTAVPTAYLIGPDGKILMKQIGMGEEGNGEIEKKLKELFAQ comes from the coding sequence GTGAACAGCTTCGCGGTAACCGCTGTTCCTACTGCTTATCTGATCGGCCCGGATGGGAAAATACTCATGAAGCAGATCGGTATGGGTGAAGAGGGAAATGGAGAAATAGAGAAAAAGCTAAAAGAGCTGTTTGCACAATAA
- a CDS encoding TlpA disulfide reductase family protein, with product MRKLLPALMMVGLATGAAAQSNIVIKGAVRGDLKGYHKVYVFGDGIKEDSVEMKDGRFTISIPWVKDAIPYLYSAYDAKMRSGPPAFPVVVDGPGTIYIDLADVTKGLRSGAIRGNRSATAFQAFEEGREQLKTDLRAAVNERFRDKPKNDSTSNKAFLQLMQQRLIPYITNFVETNADAYIGAFILGRYQVILPPDDLERLYNKLGPAQKASAPAKEVAARLNGMKKAVTGAEVTDFTLDSPEDKSITFSSFRGKYVLIDFWASWCGPCKASFPYMKQLYQQYRGDKFEIVGISIDQEKAAWLNELKKQELPWPRYWIQKRCR from the coding sequence ATGCGAAAGTTATTACCGGCATTAATGATGGTGGGTTTGGCCACCGGCGCAGCAGCCCAGTCAAACATAGTGATCAAAGGCGCCGTCAGAGGGGACCTGAAAGGATATCATAAAGTATATGTGTTTGGAGACGGTATCAAAGAGGATTCTGTTGAAATGAAAGATGGCCGTTTCACTATCAGTATTCCCTGGGTAAAAGATGCCATCCCTTATCTCTACTCAGCGTATGATGCCAAAATGAGATCGGGGCCACCGGCGTTCCCGGTTGTTGTCGATGGTCCCGGCACTATTTATATCGATCTCGCCGATGTGACTAAAGGGCTTCGCTCCGGCGCCATTCGAGGAAACCGTTCCGCAACAGCTTTCCAGGCATTCGAGGAGGGGAGGGAGCAGTTAAAAACGGATCTCAGAGCTGCGGTAAACGAGCGTTTCAGGGACAAGCCCAAAAACGATTCCACCAGTAACAAGGCTTTCCTGCAGTTAATGCAACAGCGCCTGATTCCATATATTACCAATTTTGTTGAAACGAATGCAGACGCTTACATCGGAGCGTTTATTCTTGGCCGTTACCAGGTGATCCTTCCGCCGGATGATCTTGAACGGCTTTACAACAAACTTGGCCCGGCGCAGAAAGCTTCCGCTCCGGCAAAAGAAGTGGCCGCCCGTCTGAACGGTATGAAAAAAGCAGTTACAGGTGCTGAGGTGACTGATTTTACACTGGATTCGCCGGAAGATAAATCCATTACCTTCAGCAGTTTCCGGGGGAAATACGTGTTGATTGACTTTTGGGCGAGCTGGTGCGGCCCCTGCAAAGCTTCCTTTCCTTACATGAAACAGTTATACCAGCAGTATCGTGGCGATAAGTTTGAGATCGTTGGTATTTCCATTGACCAGGAAAAGGCCGCCTGGCTCAATGAACTGAAAAAGCAGGAGCTGCCCTGGCCCAGGTACTGGATACAAAAAAGGTGTCGGTGA
- a CDS encoding RagB/SusD family nutrient uptake outer membrane protein, translated as MTNQKYFILIAVVLLMGSCKRFLDVKPKGKLIPSSVTDYDHLLDNTGTIEFNFLDGNRGSLLSYLGDNLEMTEGQSKVGFVLNSHPNLERYYAHIFRQPYKNPNLDDQFWSSGSMGIYPQISYFNNVIEGIRGISQKSPEEEKLGRVSVAQALVARAWCYFHANMIYGPVYKPGTDNGTKTIPYVVDVDINKPIPDLSTSAEVANRVLGELHTALPDLPVRSSWPSRADRATGHAMLAYYHLFTQRFDSVVYYANLAWTAAGSPESVLYDFNKFKLVDPSRPVTSLIVSSQDGNTNLVNSREMLFYRVSERDAGQGIALSYPSSELIALYDQAADLRFNFFYINAPGYKTTVGGGYDDGMRIGNYRGRKTQVTDGFSWPEVLLMRAEGYARTNRPDLALVDLNTLRRFRFKTGTPALAGGTQDEVLQWVLQERRRELPIGGVKRFLDLKRFSLDKGKPWSKSQITHNIAGQTYKGTIDSKDFIVPISNVVLRFNPNWGIPLETRPF; from the coding sequence ATGACCAACCAAAAGTACTTTATACTCATTGCTGTCGTTTTGCTGATGGGCTCCTGTAAACGATTTCTCGATGTGAAGCCCAAAGGAAAGCTCATTCCTTCATCGGTAACGGATTATGACCACCTGCTGGATAATACCGGTACAATAGAATTCAATTTCCTGGATGGAAACAGGGGGTCTTTGCTCTCTTACCTGGGAGATAATCTTGAAATGACCGAAGGACAGTCCAAAGTAGGTTTTGTGCTCAACAGTCATCCTAACCTGGAACGTTATTACGCGCACATCTTCCGCCAGCCCTATAAGAACCCCAATCTCGATGATCAGTTCTGGAGTTCAGGGTCAATGGGAATTTATCCCCAGATATCGTACTTCAACAATGTTATTGAAGGGATCCGGGGTATCAGCCAGAAATCGCCGGAGGAAGAAAAGCTGGGCAGAGTTTCCGTTGCGCAGGCACTGGTAGCGAGGGCCTGGTGTTATTTTCATGCCAATATGATTTACGGGCCGGTATACAAACCCGGTACGGACAACGGCACTAAAACCATTCCGTATGTGGTAGATGTAGATATCAACAAACCCATTCCTGATTTATCTACCTCGGCAGAAGTAGCCAACCGGGTGCTCGGTGAACTGCATACCGCCTTGCCTGATCTGCCGGTAAGGTCCAGCTGGCCTTCCCGCGCCGACAGGGCCACCGGCCATGCCATGCTGGCGTATTATCATCTCTTCACCCAGCGGTTCGACAGCGTGGTGTATTATGCCAATCTCGCGTGGACGGCAGCAGGAAGCCCGGAAAGCGTGTTGTATGACTTTAATAAGTTCAAACTGGTGGATCCTTCCAGGCCGGTTACCTCCCTGATTGTTTCCTCCCAGGATGGCAACACCAACCTTGTCAACAGCCGGGAAATGTTGTTCTACAGAGTGTCCGAAAGAGACGCCGGCCAGGGCATCGCACTGTCATATCCTTCTTCAGAACTGATAGCCCTGTACGATCAGGCGGCGGATCTCCGGTTTAATTTTTTCTATATCAATGCCCCCGGATACAAAACAACCGTTGGCGGCGGATATGATGACGGCATGCGTATCGGTAATTACCGTGGCCGCAAAACGCAGGTGACAGATGGCTTCTCCTGGCCGGAAGTTCTGCTCATGCGGGCAGAAGGGTATGCCAGAACGAACCGGCCGGACCTGGCGCTTGTCGATCTTAACACCCTGCGCAGGTTCCGGTTTAAAACCGGTACTCCGGCACTGGCCGGTGGCACACAGGATGAAGTCCTCCAATGGGTGCTGCAGGAAAGACGACGGGAACTGCCTATCGGTGGCGTCAAAAGATTTCTCGATTTGAAACGTTTTTCACTCGATAAGGGTAAACCCTGGTCAAAATCGCAGATTACACACAACATTGCGGGGCAGACTTACAAGGGCACCATCGACTCGAAGGATTTTATTGTACCCATCAGCAACGTGGTGCTCAGGTTCAATCCCAACTGGGGTATTCCGCTCGAAACCCGTCCTTTTTAA